In the Chroococcidiopsis sp. SAG 2025 genome, one interval contains:
- a CDS encoding DEAD/DEAH box helicase, which translates to MSHYLDPIDVANQPRENLIRYLLTAYPLRDVHLRYGFKRLLEEPGAIAQYPYLEGAQPYKTGSNIQQLVDRAVLHPEMARMFNPTRPLYKHQEDAIHAVVEQQENIVVATGTGSGKTECFLIPMMDYLLKHPEAGVQALILYPMNALVNDQVKRLRQLLCQQGEDRALIRFGFYTSRTETDPQNAREALKAELTASDRQELLQLFTDEQRRALNLSRPEYLVNAAMEQVLRVQVMSRQEIWETPPQILVTNYSMLEHMLIRPKERNDIFARAQHFKLLVVDEAHSYNGSTGTEVSMLIERFKSAVGIEESGQMQGIATSATLGDRNDANVVSQVIDFARDLFSEPFNRVIWGDRVSVDERLGSPYELPEGLAESEIYEYFYDLQLPSLNDSIQQWQEQLSYLVPHQILENAASQAKGNTHHFLWLALKKHPTIHRLIECLSKSPQPWHQLARSPQLWEIPRALDGTISPEEDAKLETALSHLVQLGTLARRNPDELPLLPVRLHLLFRSIEGLYACINPSCQEATLDPGLSNRPNRYGKLYLSSKTDCDCCGAPVIELSSCRKCGQAYGLTYLGNGNELQLLPRSLEAVENSSAIYVLTAGMLDSVTNDEGDDSEEVDDAEQWTATNLGTFTIHKGSGNGWLGKKSGNPPNTLSIESSSDWTLHWHRPPKAQNLQGGYLNQCPACGARRSQSPAIGRFVSYTDAPLEVMLDSLFELLPEPEPAPSQYTRRKLLTFSDGRQDAAFFASDFQRTHTETLYRQLVWQAFVNAQDNGITSVNQVEEKLVEKFLDISIPHPDREADKHHRSYVSNDANEGSSLNAIDCKKRAQSRAKELLIREFGLPSSRRFSIEALGLLACHVEDFTPTFLAQVTEQIGLNTSEDYTEARIFLTGLTDIIRLMGAIDLQGSSRYFPETGGMEGGQPARLDAKGRSQTYLKLRRESKDKQAVSFLWRKNAKGEPMQRQNQIVTYYRNFLTRFPSEESLVWLFDELLRHGILVKYNDGRQLHWELLNLRLSSQDWYQCNTCQQIFHVPGLSTVAGEAALGVDRCLAPNCDGILQPFDSNRLADHHYRHLIRERKVLPLRSQEHTAQLGTEELASRENRFRQGKINLLSCSTTLEMGVDIGELQAVALRNFPPHVSNYQQRAGRAGRRTDGVAITLMYGQRRPHDRYYFEQPTQLIDGRNQVPKLDPTNFEIQKRHIRAELLAEFLRTEYGRGAENVMMADFLGLPNTFSKVYKISAESILLKFIEWLHGQQAKTCTQQWLNRLNSKQPVEFVLQQFETNLQAFQVEQLQDWNGLSELLQSLKQAVCDAEDANDSKKQKALEYKRDRIREELEKIQKRQLHEELAKASILPIYGFPIDVVQLLTRDSKQFFQGQGKHRLQRDRRLALGEYAPGQEVVVDDRVHISVGILRPDDLPNRFYWVCQSCNFFMAASTDTELLARLGMADGDPKCPVCQAKPSTNEQKPRSYKIPKAFITDWGEQPKVTPYSKPMRQPTSQVFLAQEGDRSESQSTEFFELIVSQGGQFFLSNQGPLEEGRGLKNRGFAICKRCGRDLSEEVRRNQRSRDRQQKTSKNNSRQISHTHPITGSLCEGWYEHTHLGHEFRSDLLKIRFTSAANPPKLFGSVIYLDGGREIHSNAGLNIDDTNTSSNGAAFWRSLTYALLAAAAQAIDVPRSELDGLFRPLEESNAETAEIVIYDNVPGGAGYSKRIANHFSEILQRAYQLVESCSCSSSCYDCLRTYTNQVFHHELDRHFVSNFLSPIVERLQPDELLQSFAPDANRISLTRMASELDRYCTMAGANSIGYLPSISQPFTLQRLTQIVEALGRSSPLELMVTHLPEQASDDRVRVIRKRLSQWIDQGFLKLYVTRAIQCSILCLSSQLPHRIALQLQTSNNGDPIGWFQTRSERGVNHVFQNLQQLKSDATIVKAATLEDSDTAVIFPTPNWESLTIEQLREELGLTQIFQGNQVKKLVYSDRYLNHQKQPKAETLASLLNGNWLDNDSRIVIQIQQSKEEYDRRDTERRTDIERSLSSLPGQLKVEMRPYPKHHQPPFPHRRKLTICLRSNSTYRILFDKGLDFLKKDSNAMYCIEEATYVVVIKLPRS; encoded by the coding sequence ATGTCTCACTATCTCGATCCGATTGATGTGGCTAACCAACCCCGTGAGAATCTAATTCGCTATCTTCTAACTGCTTATCCTTTGCGTGACGTGCATTTGCGGTATGGGTTCAAACGACTACTAGAAGAACCAGGTGCAATCGCCCAATATCCCTATCTGGAAGGGGCACAGCCTTACAAAACTGGTAGTAATATTCAGCAATTGGTGGATCGAGCTGTATTGCATCCAGAAATGGCTCGAATGTTTAACCCAACTCGCCCACTCTACAAACATCAGGAAGATGCAATTCATGCAGTAGTAGAACAACAAGAAAATATTGTTGTCGCTACAGGAACTGGTTCTGGGAAAACCGAATGTTTTTTGATTCCAATGATGGATTACCTGTTGAAGCATCCAGAAGCAGGAGTTCAAGCCCTGATTTTATATCCAATGAATGCTCTGGTGAACGATCAGGTGAAACGGTTACGGCAATTGCTCTGCCAGCAGGGAGAGGATCGAGCGCTCATTCGATTTGGGTTCTACACCAGCCGCACGGAGACCGATCCACAGAATGCTAGGGAAGCACTGAAAGCAGAGTTAACTGCTAGCGATCGCCAGGAACTCCTACAACTGTTTACAGATGAGCAAAGGCGAGCGCTCAATCTTAGCCGTCCTGAATATCTAGTCAATGCAGCAATGGAACAGGTGCTGCGGGTGCAGGTGATGTCACGGCAAGAAATTTGGGAAACCCCCCCCCAAATACTAGTGACGAACTACTCCATGCTGGAGCATATGCTGATTCGTCCGAAAGAACGCAATGACATTTTTGCTCGTGCCCAGCATTTTAAGCTATTAGTTGTGGATGAAGCCCATTCCTATAATGGCTCAACAGGGACGGAAGTATCCATGCTGATCGAGCGGTTTAAGTCTGCGGTCGGCATTGAAGAGTCAGGGCAGATGCAAGGGATTGCCACCAGTGCAACCCTAGGCGATCGTAATGACGCTAACGTCGTCAGTCAGGTAATAGACTTTGCAAGGGATCTATTTAGCGAACCCTTTAATCGGGTGATTTGGGGCGATCGGGTCAGTGTTGACGAACGATTGGGTAGTCCTTATGAGCTACCAGAGGGGTTGGCAGAATCGGAAATCTATGAATATTTTTACGACCTACAATTACCATCTCTGAATGACTCAATTCAGCAATGGCAAGAGCAGCTGAGCTATCTCGTGCCCCATCAAATTCTAGAAAATGCAGCGAGTCAAGCAAAGGGCAATACACATCACTTCCTGTGGCTCGCCTTAAAAAAGCATCCTACCATTCATCGCTTGATTGAATGCCTGAGCAAAAGCCCCCAACCCTGGCATCAACTGGCGCGATCGCCTCAACTATGGGAAATACCAAGGGCACTGGACGGAACGATTTCGCCCGAAGAAGACGCAAAACTGGAGACGGCACTTTCCCATCTGGTACAGCTAGGCACCTTGGCACGACGAAATCCTGATGAGTTACCGTTACTGCCAGTCAGACTCCATCTATTATTTCGGAGTATTGAAGGACTGTATGCCTGCATCAATCCTAGTTGTCAGGAAGCAACGCTCGATCCAGGTTTAAGCAATCGTCCTAACCGCTACGGAAAACTCTACCTCAGTAGCAAGACCGATTGCGACTGTTGCGGTGCGCCAGTCATCGAACTATCGAGTTGCCGCAAATGCGGACAGGCATACGGATTAACCTACTTAGGAAATGGTAATGAACTGCAACTTTTACCACGTTCTCTAGAAGCAGTCGAAAATAGTAGTGCAATTTATGTCTTAACGGCTGGAATGCTTGATAGCGTTACCAATGATGAAGGCGATGACAGCGAAGAAGTGGATGATGCAGAGCAATGGACTGCAACCAACTTAGGTACCTTCACAATCCACAAGGGGAGTGGAAACGGTTGGCTTGGTAAAAAATCAGGAAACCCACCGAATACCTTATCTATTGAGTCTTCATCAGATTGGACGCTACACTGGCACCGCCCGCCAAAAGCTCAGAATCTTCAGGGCGGATATTTGAATCAGTGCCCTGCTTGTGGAGCGAGGCGATCGCAATCCCCTGCAATCGGACGCTTTGTGTCCTACACTGATGCTCCCCTAGAAGTAATGCTTGATAGCTTATTTGAACTCTTGCCCGAACCCGAACCAGCGCCAAGCCAATACACTAGACGCAAGCTCCTCACCTTCTCCGATGGTCGTCAAGATGCTGCCTTCTTTGCCTCTGACTTTCAACGTACCCATACCGAAACTCTATATCGGCAACTCGTCTGGCAAGCCTTTGTCAACGCGCAGGATAATGGCATCACTTCAGTCAACCAGGTAGAAGAGAAATTGGTTGAGAAATTTCTAGACATTTCCATCCCCCACCCCGACCGAGAGGCAGATAAGCACCACCGCAGCTATGTTTCCAATGATGCGAATGAAGGAAGTAGTTTGAATGCGATCGATTGTAAAAAGCGTGCCCAAAGTCGTGCAAAGGAACTTTTGATTCGTGAGTTTGGTTTACCGTCTTCACGGCGATTTTCCATTGAGGCGCTGGGATTACTTGCCTGTCACGTAGAAGACTTCACGCCTACATTTTTGGCACAGGTGACGGAACAGATTGGCTTGAATACGTCCGAGGACTATACTGAGGCTCGGATTTTCCTAACAGGTTTAACAGACATAATTCGTCTAATGGGAGCAATCGATCTTCAGGGATCGTCCCGTTATTTTCCGGAAACTGGGGGTATGGAAGGGGGACAACCAGCTCGATTGGATGCCAAGGGTCGCTCCCAAACTTATCTCAAGTTGCGGCGAGAATCGAAAGACAAGCAGGCAGTTTCCTTCCTTTGGCGCAAAAACGCTAAAGGTGAACCTATGCAACGGCAGAATCAAATTGTGACCTACTACCGCAATTTCCTGACACGATTTCCGTCTGAGGAGAGTCTAGTTTGGTTATTTGATGAGTTACTCAGGCATGGAATTCTAGTCAAATATAATGATGGTCGGCAACTCCACTGGGAACTGCTCAATCTTAGGCTGTCATCCCAAGATTGGTATCAGTGCAATACCTGCCAACAAATCTTTCATGTTCCTGGACTTTCAACAGTGGCAGGAGAGGCCGCATTAGGTGTCGATCGTTGTCTGGCTCCTAATTGTGATGGGATTTTGCAGCCATTTGATTCTAACCGTCTAGCCGATCATCACTATCGTCATTTAATTCGAGAACGGAAAGTTTTGCCGTTGCGATCGCAAGAACATACTGCACAATTGGGTACAGAAGAATTAGCCAGTCGAGAAAATCGTTTTCGCCAAGGAAAGATCAACTTGCTTAGTTGCTCAACCACGTTAGAGATGGGGGTAGACATTGGTGAATTACAAGCAGTTGCTCTGCGTAACTTTCCGCCCCATGTAAGCAACTATCAGCAACGAGCAGGACGTGCGGGACGACGCACCGATGGCGTAGCAATTACGTTGATGTACGGGCAGCGTCGTCCCCACGATCGTTATTACTTTGAGCAACCGACCCAATTAATCGATGGTAGAAACCAGGTTCCCAAACTCGATCCAACGAACTTTGAGATTCAGAAACGCCATATTCGTGCTGAACTATTAGCTGAATTTCTTCGCACTGAATATGGTAGAGGAGCAGAAAATGTCATGATGGCTGATTTTTTAGGACTGCCTAATACCTTCAGTAAGGTATATAAAATTTCTGCCGAATCAATCCTTCTAAAGTTCATTGAATGGTTACACGGGCAACAGGCAAAGACCTGTACCCAACAGTGGTTGAATCGACTAAACAGCAAGCAACCTGTTGAATTTGTCCTTCAGCAGTTTGAAACTAACTTGCAAGCATTCCAGGTTGAGCAATTGCAAGATTGGAATGGTTTATCAGAGCTTTTACAAAGTCTGAAACAAGCTGTTTGTGATGCAGAAGATGCAAATGATAGTAAGAAGCAAAAAGCATTAGAGTATAAGCGCGATCGCATTCGAGAAGAACTAGAGAAAATTCAAAAACGCCAACTCCATGAAGAACTGGCAAAAGCGAGCATTCTCCCAATTTACGGATTCCCAATAGATGTCGTGCAATTGCTCACCAGAGACAGTAAACAGTTCTTCCAAGGACAGGGTAAACATCGACTTCAGCGCGATCGCCGTCTGGCGCTGGGAGAGTATGCCCCTGGACAGGAGGTGGTTGTAGACGATCGGGTTCACATTAGCGTTGGCATACTGCGTCCAGATGATTTGCCCAATCGCTTTTACTGGGTCTGCCAATCCTGTAACTTTTTCATGGCAGCTAGTACAGATACAGAACTGCTAGCCCGTTTAGGTATGGCTGACGGCGATCCGAAATGCCCTGTCTGCCAGGCAAAACCATCCACCAACGAACAAAAGCCGCGATCGTACAAAATTCCTAAAGCCTTTATTACAGATTGGGGAGAACAGCCCAAAGTGACCCCTTACAGTAAGCCAATGCGCCAGCCTACTTCTCAAGTATTTCTGGCACAAGAGGGCGATCGCTCAGAGTCTCAATCTACCGAATTCTTTGAGTTAATTGTGAGCCAGGGCGGGCAGTTTTTCTTATCAAACCAGGGACCCTTGGAAGAAGGACGAGGATTGAAGAATCGAGGGTTTGCCATCTGTAAACGATGTGGTCGTGACCTGAGTGAAGAAGTCCGTCGGAATCAACGCAGTCGGGATCGCCAGCAAAAGACCTCCAAGAATAATTCTCGGCAAATCAGTCATACTCATCCCATCACAGGTAGCTTGTGCGAAGGGTGGTATGAACACACTCATCTGGGGCATGAATTTCGCAGCGATCTCCTGAAAATCCGCTTCACGTCTGCTGCAAATCCACCCAAGTTATTTGGTTCGGTGATTTACCTCGATGGAGGGCGAGAAATTCATTCAAACGCAGGCTTGAATATTGATGATACAAATACTTCATCCAATGGGGCTGCATTTTGGCGATCGCTCACCTATGCCCTACTCGCTGCTGCCGCCCAAGCGATCGATGTCCCGCGCTCCGAACTCGATGGTCTATTTCGTCCCTTGGAAGAGAGCAATGCAGAAACCGCAGAAATTGTTATTTATGACAATGTTCCAGGTGGGGCAGGCTATAGCAAGCGCATTGCCAATCATTTCTCGGAAATCCTGCAACGAGCTTACCAGTTAGTTGAATCCTGTAGTTGTAGCAGCAGTTGTTACGACTGCCTCAGAACCTACACCAACCAAGTTTTTCATCACGAACTCGATCGACACTTTGTTTCAAATTTCCTTAGCCCGATAGTGGAGCGTCTACAACCCGATGAATTACTTCAATCTTTTGCTCCAGATGCTAACCGGATTAGCTTAACTCGTATGGCATCGGAACTAGACCGCTATTGCACAATGGCAGGCGCAAACAGTATTGGCTATTTGCCGAGTATTAGCCAACCTTTCACACTCCAACGATTGACCCAAATTGTTGAGGCATTGGGAAGAAGTAGCCCCCTGGAACTGATGGTGACTCATCTACCCGAACAAGCGAGTGACGATCGAGTACGTGTCATACGCAAGAGGTTATCCCAGTGGATTGACCAGGGATTTCTTAAGCTGTATGTAACTAGGGCAATCCAATGCTCAATTCTTTGCCTAAGTAGTCAACTACCCCACCGGATTGCTCTCCAACTTCAGACAAGCAACAACGGCGATCCAATAGGATGGTTTCAAACCCGTAGCGAACGTGGTGTCAACCATGTCTTCCAAAATTTACAACAGTTGAAATCTGATGCAACAATTGTTAAAGCAGCAACCTTGGAGGATTCTGATACAGCAGTGATTTTCCCAACTCCTAACTGGGAAAGCCTAACAATTGAGCAACTTCGCGAAGAGCTTGGGCTAACGCAGATTTTTCAGGGAAATCAGGTCAAGAAATTGGTTTATAGCGATCGCTATCTTAATCATCAAAAGCAGCCCAAAGCAGAGACCCTGGCATCTCTCCTGAACGGTAATTGGCTAGATAATGACTCTCGGATCGTTATCCAGATCCAACAATCGAAAGAGGAGTACGATCGCCGAGATACAGAGCGCCGCACAGATATTGAACGATCGTTATCCAGCTTGCCCGGACAACTCAAAGTCGAAATGCGTCCGTACCCCAAACACCATCAACCCCCTTTCCCTCATCGACGAAAACTAACCATCTGTCTGCGAAGTAATTCAACTTACCGCATTCTTTTTGATAAGGGTCTGGATTTTCTCAAAAAAGATTCTAATGCTATGTATTGCATCGAAGAAGCAACTTATGTCGTTGTCATTAAGTTGCCTCGATCTTAA
- a CDS encoding rhodanese-related sulfurtransferase — translation MTQVVATFYKFVSLPDCAEIREPLLSYCLSQGVKGTILLAEEGINGTIAAASRTVIDSLFAFLGSDPRLTDLEYKLSRAEAPPFERMKVKLKREIVTIGIPEADPSQQVGTYVNPQDWNAIISDPEVVVIDTRNDYEVKIGSFQRAQNPQTQSFRQFPEYVRQHLNPDKHKKVAMFCTGGIRCEKASSFMLSQGFQEVYHLKGGILKYLEEVPSEESLWQGECFVFDERVAVQQGLAPGNYEMCRSCGHPISALDKQSEKYEEGISCPDCFDTLTEEKRSRQQEKLKQGVGTPVQESGVGEESFRCRGSN, via the coding sequence ATGACTCAGGTTGTCGCCACATTTTATAAGTTTGTCAGCTTACCAGACTGCGCTGAAATACGCGAACCGTTACTGTCTTACTGCCTGTCTCAAGGGGTGAAAGGGACAATTCTACTCGCAGAGGAAGGAATTAATGGCACAATTGCGGCTGCTTCCCGAACGGTAATTGATTCCCTATTTGCTTTTCTCGGTTCCGATCCGCGTCTGACAGACTTAGAGTACAAGTTATCTCGTGCTGAAGCACCCCCATTCGAGCGGATGAAGGTGAAGTTGAAGCGGGAAATCGTCACCATTGGAATACCGGAAGCAGATCCGAGTCAGCAAGTCGGTACTTATGTCAACCCTCAAGACTGGAACGCAATTATTAGCGATCCTGAAGTCGTTGTGATTGACACCCGCAATGATTATGAAGTAAAAATTGGGAGTTTCCAAAGAGCGCAAAATCCACAAACTCAGTCATTTCGCCAATTTCCTGAATACGTGCGTCAACATCTCAATCCCGACAAACATAAAAAGGTAGCAATGTTTTGTACGGGAGGAATTCGCTGTGAAAAAGCTTCATCTTTCATGCTGTCTCAGGGATTTCAGGAAGTTTATCACCTCAAAGGTGGAATTTTGAAATATTTAGAAGAAGTTCCATCTGAAGAAAGTTTGTGGCAAGGAGAGTGTTTTGTATTTGACGAACGGGTAGCTGTACAACAAGGTTTAGCACCAGGTAATTATGAAATGTGTCGTAGTTGCGGACACCCAATTTCGGCATTAGATAAACAATCCGAAAAGTACGAAGAGGGAATTTCTTGTCCTGATTGCTTTGATACTCTTACCGAGGAGAAAAGAAGCCGTCAGCAAGAAAAGTTAAAACAGGGAGTCGGTACGCCCGTACAGGAGTCGGGAGTCGGGGAAGAGAGCTTCAGGTGCAGAGGGAGCAATTAG
- a CDS encoding class I SAM-dependent methyltransferase, with protein sequence MTWRTLGLEPHLYDYLLSVSLREPEILTQLRQETVRHPLGKMQIAPEQGQFIALLLQLIGAKKTLDIGVFMGYSSLIMALTLPVDGIVVACEKNEVYAAIARHWWQQAGVANKIDLHVAPAKETLHHLIETGASETFDFALIDADKSNYDSYYEQALQLIRPGGLIAIDNVLWSGRVADPQIQDNRTKKLRSLNQKLHQDKRITLSLVPIGDGLTLARKVMNVNG encoded by the coding sequence ATGACTTGGCGAACTCTTGGCTTAGAGCCTCATTTATATGATTACTTATTATCTGTTTCATTGCGAGAACCAGAGATTTTGACGCAACTACGTCAAGAAACTGTCCGTCACCCATTAGGTAAAATGCAAATTGCACCCGAACAGGGTCAATTTATCGCCTTATTGTTGCAATTAATAGGAGCCAAGAAAACTTTAGATATTGGTGTATTTATGGGTTATAGTTCTTTAATCATGGCATTAACATTACCCGTTGATGGTATAGTAGTAGCCTGTGAAAAGAATGAAGTATATGCTGCGATCGCGCGTCACTGGTGGCAGCAGGCAGGCGTAGCAAATAAAATTGACTTGCACGTTGCACCAGCCAAGGAAACCCTTCACCATCTCATAGAAACAGGTGCATCTGAAACATTTGATTTTGCTTTAATTGATGCAGACAAGAGTAATTACGATAGCTACTACGAACAAGCACTTCAGCTTATACGTCCAGGCGGATTAATTGCAATTGATAATGTTTTATGGTCGGGACGAGTTGCCGATCCACAAATCCAAGATAATCGCACTAAGAAATTACGTTCTTTAAATCAAAAACTTCATCAAGATAAGCGTATTACTCTCAGCCTTGTACCAATTGGAGACGGTTTAACTTTGGCAAGAAAGGTAATGAATGTTAATGGCTAA
- a CDS encoding alkaline phosphatase D family protein — protein sequence MNFNLRQINRRSFLLGSAFTGGAVAASLLSPSRQVKAQAPGIVTSDKMRPTIPYGVASGDITGNRAVVWSRCDRPARAIVEYSTSENFRHVRRVIGAPALEATDFTVRVDLSGLPTDEQIFYRFTFQDLDNSSISSVPVTGTFRTPSTKKRDIKFVWGGDTAGQGWGINPEFGGMKIYETMRQLNPDFFIHSGDTIYADNPILAEVKLDDGSIWKNITTPEKAKVAETLTEFRGNYIYNLLDENVRRFNAEVPQLVQWDDHETTNNWYPGEILTDVGTDARYQLKDVNLLAERARQAFLEYQPIRFDPNDPERIYRSFQYGAMLDIFMLDKRSYRGANSANRQTEASDETAFLGKAQLSWLKQQLLTSTATWKVIASDMPIGLVIPDGTTAYEALSNGDNGVPLGRELEFADLFQFIQRQNIRNVVWLTADVHYAAAHYYDPSKAQFTDFKPFWEFVAGPLNSGTFGPNELDNTFGPQVKFNSLPEGTKPNRPPSEGLQFFGMVKIDRDSEVMTVTLHNLAGDTLYSVDLPPEEN from the coding sequence ATGAATTTCAACTTGCGACAAATTAACCGTCGCTCATTTCTGCTCGGTTCGGCTTTCACGGGTGGGGCTGTAGCTGCTAGTTTGTTGTCGCCATCTCGACAAGTGAAGGCGCAAGCCCCAGGAATTGTGACCTCAGACAAAATGCGCCCGACAATCCCTTATGGAGTTGCCAGTGGTGATATAACAGGGAATCGCGCCGTAGTTTGGAGCCGTTGCGATCGCCCCGCACGAGCGATCGTAGAATACAGTACGAGTGAAAATTTTCGCCATGTCCGACGAGTTATCGGAGCGCCAGCTTTAGAAGCAACTGACTTTACAGTCCGCGTTGACCTATCAGGACTGCCAACCGACGAGCAAATCTTCTACCGATTTACTTTTCAGGATTTGGACAACTCCAGTATTTCTAGCGTTCCTGTCACGGGAACTTTTCGCACGCCTTCAACTAAAAAACGCGACATTAAATTTGTTTGGGGAGGAGACACAGCCGGACAAGGCTGGGGAATTAATCCAGAATTTGGTGGCATGAAGATCTATGAAACCATGCGACAACTCAATCCAGACTTCTTCATCCACTCTGGCGATACAATTTACGCTGATAATCCAATCTTGGCTGAAGTCAAACTCGATGACGGTAGCATTTGGAAAAACATTACCACACCAGAAAAAGCAAAAGTAGCAGAAACACTGACTGAGTTTCGCGGCAACTACATCTACAACCTGCTCGATGAAAACGTCCGCCGCTTCAATGCCGAAGTCCCTCAACTCGTTCAGTGGGACGACCACGAAACTACAAATAACTGGTATCCAGGCGAGATTCTTACAGATGTCGGTACAGATGCCCGTTATCAGCTTAAAGATGTGAATCTTCTGGCAGAACGAGCGAGACAAGCCTTTCTAGAATACCAGCCAATTCGCTTCGATCCTAACGACCCAGAGCGGATTTATCGCTCGTTTCAGTACGGAGCGATGCTAGACATTTTCATGCTCGACAAGCGCAGCTATCGAGGCGCAAACTCGGCAAATCGTCAAACTGAGGCAAGCGACGAGACGGCATTTTTAGGTAAAGCTCAGCTCAGCTGGTTGAAGCAGCAGTTACTCACCTCTACTGCCACTTGGAAAGTCATTGCCAGCGATATGCCAATCGGGTTAGTCATTCCAGATGGAACGACAGCCTACGAAGCGCTATCAAATGGGGATAACGGCGTTCCTTTAGGACGAGAACTAGAGTTTGCAGATTTGTTTCAGTTCATCCAACGGCAAAATATCCGCAACGTTGTTTGGTTGACAGCGGACGTACATTATGCTGCCGCTCACTACTACGACCCTAGCAAAGCTCAATTTACTGATTTCAAACCTTTTTGGGAGTTTGTTGCGGGTCCTTTAAACTCAGGCACGTTTGGACCTAACGAGCTAGATAATACTTTTGGACCGCAGGTGAAATTTAACAGTTTGCCAGAGGGAACTAAGCCAAATCGTCCCCCTTCGGAAGGTCTACAGTTTTTTGGTATGGTCAAAATCGATCGCGACAGTGAAGTGATGACCGTCACTCTACACAATTTAGCTGGAGACACCCTCTACAGCGTGGATTTGCCACCAGAGGAGAATTAA
- a CDS encoding glutathione S-transferase N-terminal domain-containing protein: MTIKLYYWTTPNGHKITIFLEEAELPYEIKPVNIAKGEQFDPEFLKISPNNKIPAIIDRDPPDGGEPISVFESGAILQYLAEKTGKFLPDNLRDRVETMQWLFWQMGGLGPMLGQNHHFVTYAPEKIPYAIDRYVKETERLYGVLDERLTSLPFITGSYSIADMAAYPWIVPYETQQQNLDDFPNLKRWFESIKVRPAVQRAYAKADEISSATPTVTEESRAILFGQGRRRSS; this comes from the coding sequence ATGACGATCAAACTCTACTATTGGACAACTCCAAACGGACATAAAATTACTATCTTTCTTGAGGAAGCAGAGCTACCTTACGAAATCAAACCCGTCAATATTGCTAAGGGCGAACAGTTCGACCCAGAATTTCTCAAGATCTCACCTAATAATAAAATTCCAGCAATTATCGATCGCGACCCCCCTGATGGTGGCGAACCGATAAGCGTATTTGAGTCGGGGGCAATTCTGCAATATTTGGCAGAAAAAACTGGAAAATTCTTACCAGATAATCTACGCGATCGCGTCGAGACAATGCAATGGCTGTTCTGGCAAATGGGTGGATTGGGTCCAATGCTGGGACAAAACCACCACTTTGTCACTTACGCACCGGAGAAAATCCCTTATGCGATCGATCGCTATGTGAAGGAAACCGAGCGATTGTATGGCGTACTCGACGAACGGCTGACAAGTCTACCTTTTATCACGGGCAGCTACTCGATCGCAGATATGGCAGCTTATCCCTGGATCGTACCCTACGAAACGCAGCAACAAAATTTGGATGACTTTCCCAATCTTAAACGTTGGTTTGAGAGCATAAAAGTACGTCCCGCCGTGCAACGTGCCTATGCCAAGGCTGACGAAATTAGCAGCGCTACGCCAACTGTCACGGAAGAATCTAGAGCGATTTTATTCGGTCAGGGACGGCGGCGATCGTCTTAA